The DNA sequence CTCGAGCGCTTGAAGGCTGAACATAAAGATAAACATCCTTAGAAACAAAAATAGCTTTTTCGGGTTCGCATTTTTGCACTttacatttaagatttttttttttttttcactttttagtCCTTCAGCTTTGGTTTGCGTTGTACTGTGAAGAAGGAGCGATGTCTTGTCCCATCCACCTGACCTACAGTTTAAAAAGGTTGACTGTTTATCAACACTTGAGTGGCTCTGCCTATAAGCAGCTGAACCACGTTGTTCTTGCTAACCGCTTGCTCCATGATTACAAACTACCCTGGGCCACCAAGCCCCGAAATTACAGTCTAGAGTTCCAGGGCTTTGTTTAGCATTCATACGTCTTTTTAACAAGAAACGTAAAGAAAACCCGCCGTGGACAAGCTCATAATTCATGTCATCTTccgttttttttccccttttataaaaatatatatatatgcatacagaaAATAGCAGTAGGCATCTCTTCCTGGACACTTCACCAGCAAATAGATACTTCAGATATAAATCACACTCTGCATTACTGATATAAAACACATTGGAACTACCTGCACATTCCAGAACAGTTACTGGTTATACTGGACTTGAATCATTCTGGCTGGAGCTGTACGCTTGATGTTTGACAGTGCGAGGAGCCGTCTGCTGAGATTTACAGCATTACTGGTCGACAGTGTTAGTTAATGAACTCTTTGAGATGCGTCTAGGTCAACATACATATCATTTGCTACCatgttacattttgttttacgAGAAAATGTGTTCATTCCCTTGAGCTTATGTTTTGCACCAAGAAGTTTACTTTTGAATGTGATTCTGTCTTAGTTTACGTGCGGTCGGTGTGTGATAGGACaatgtagatggatggatgatcgTGTTAGCTGTTCAGAATATTTGGTTCTATTTATTGAATCTGTGTCTTTTTGCCTGCCTTAAATTAAAAGCCAATGCATCGGCCTGTTGATGTTCTTCAattagcaagctatagtcatttGAAAAAAGTTTCAGTATTTATTAAACTAATAAGAATATCAGGCTATAGATGGAACAtatcataatataattttttttttttacctttctaaaaaaaaaaaaagaaaaagagattgTGTGTGTTCCCATAAGATATCTCATCATTTTCCCATTTTAAGCTTGACCTGAGCTAAATGCACCATGCTTTACATGATATTATAAGATGTAATGGTGTATTTGCAAACGGTTGGCTTTGAAAGTTTGATGTATTATGTTACATTATCCGCACTGTTCTTTAAATCAGGGATTCTTAACACACTGAATAATGGTCAAGGAGGGACAAACAAAAAGGGAACTCAGTGGATGTACTTGGTGAATATCTTTTGTTCGTTCAGCACACCAAGTCTTTTATTGTGgtctttattttcatatttgttgaaGGCGTAATTTGAAGTTTCTTTTTCTGCTGTCATGTTGTTCTCAGTTGTATATTGACATATCAGTTTTCTTTCCAAAGTATTGCATTTGTATATTTCTCGCTGTAATTTCTGTATCAGTTTCTGGAGTTTCCCTGTGCTTTCTTGTATTCTGCAAACTCTTCATTACGGACAACCTCTTATGCAACTACAAATATTTGTGTTTCAGCACAGGTGCGGGTTCCTTCCagtttttcctcttcttttttttatttacatttttttttaccactgatGCCAATAAAGTAAATTGCTTATTACATTCTCCTCTTTTTATGCTTCAACACTAATCTCGTCATCTGAATTAATTTGAGGATTTAGGGTTCTTCACAGATTATTTTCTTGGTCAGATTCCAAGGTGGCAGCAGTGGAACAAATGCATCATGGCCGTGGCCGTGTTGTTCCCTTTTTGGGTCCCGGTGCACCGGAGTAGGTCCAAGCATTGACTCACAAGCTAATCCCAAATTAAAAGCCACATGGTTGTATCTGGTTCTTTCTGGAGTTTAACCAATAACCACTGGACCTGTTAGAGACCACAGTACGAGGCTTCTCATTTTTAGCGCAGTGGTACTGACGTATAAACGATTGAAATTCAGTCTAGTGAAGTGATTATGATTCTATTGAGTCTAACAGTTACCATGGAGGTACTGTCTTCATCTTtgaggcattttaaatatttgtccaACCTATCCAGGGCTCAACGGACAACGAGGATAGAGTTTCGTGCCAGCTGACACTGAAAATTTTATGCCTTGCAAATGTTCGCTCTTCATTTTTGTTGCAAGTTCTGCTGATTTGTCAGTTAATGTTATTAAACTGGATAACATAAAAATGGGGTTTGTTGAAATTGCAAAAATGGCTTGCGATTGTCTTAAAAGTATCAGTAAGAACATGTCCTAAACCACACATTTCCGTGTGTTGATTTTCTTTTTAGTAAAGAAATGGGATAATATTAGTGTCGAAAACAATATAAAGAAAGCCCAATATTACTAgcaaaaatagaaattaaatgataaaataatttctataaatacagatattaaaAATGTATCCTCCATGCATTCTCATTGTTGAGCCGTGCTAtatctttcttttctttattctgttgaaAATTAATATAAACCATATTTGGACATTTTTCCACTTTCCGTTCTTCTATATGTATTTGTGATGTATTTACATGAACATTTTTCAAATTAAGGATATTTTTCAATATTCACGTTTTTTTTATTCAAGCAAAATATTTCACCTGTTAcatgtacataaatacatacatggaTACATATATGGTCTCAGTGGacacctgtgtgtgtgcgtgtgtgttttggggggtaacatattttatgtttacacCATATATCCAGTTTTATCACCTTACATGTACATGGGAAAATGGACCagatttgtttaatattattttcacaaACCTTTCCCGGATCTTGAGTGATGTCTCAGTTAAGCTAATGGCTGGCCACCCCAGACGCTTCCTCCCTGGTTTACTTTTTCAACACTtcccttatgttttttttcctcctccctgtaattttttttttctctcttgaaaaaaaaaaactgtaatttgtcCTGGCTTTAGAGAGCTCTAAAGCCTTTCTCTGACAGAATAATCCACCAGGATCCTGCCACTGCCGATGGGCCAGAACATGCCAAGTCTtcctcttttgtgtttgtgtgtgtgtgtgtgtgtggtggggctGCTCACTAGTTCTTAAAGCTGGTTGTCGAGCCTGGGCTTAAAATTGAGGCATCCTACTGATCCATTACTCCATTATGCTGAAGATGCCTTTTAGATGGGTGTTTTCACACATATCTGGACTTGTTGCATCCTTTTTTGGACTGGGggagattttgtgtgtgtgtgtcaagaggATGTTTTTAGGGATATGCTGTGATTTTTCATACGCAGTGAACAATAGAGGAATCATGGTGAGGTTGTAAATAAAAGAAAGACAAACAACACTTCAGAtgcgtttttcttttcttttttttttttttaaataaaaagcatgatTGTCCCAAGGAAAATCTGTTTTGTAAAAATTTCCAATCAGCCCAGACAAGCTGAACAGTCCGTTCTTGTTCCATCATCCTCACAATACGCGTCTCCTGCACTGTCCCTTTATACCTAACCTGAAGGGGCGGGAGTGTATATTTTGTAGTTGCACTATGCTTATGAGGATAGCTGTTGTTTTAGCAGGgccgtgtgaatgtgtgtgtgagctgtgtGTGCACGGTCTGATTCATTTGCCTGTGATTTGTACTGAGGAGTGGGCAAATTGAATCCGAGTGTTGGTCTTGCTTAATTGTCGTCGCCAATTAGTGCATTGTTGAAAGCCACAATGGCTCCACTGTAGCAAGGGGAACGTTCTCCTTTGTGCTTCTCCAGTGGCCCACAGGCCAGTCAAGACTCATTTAGGACTGACAACAAGGGGCCAGAAATACCATCAGGAAAAGACAACAAAAAAGACGGCGGCAGAATGAAGACAATAGTGACATGAGATGGAGCATCAGGGTCTGATTTTTGTGAAAAAGGGGTTAGAATGTCTGATTCAACCCCTTATTCCCTAACGTCCACCTGCCGCACAAAGACAATAAAACATGAGCAATAACAAGACTTGACTTCAGTTGCCATTTCTCAAGGTccggttttttttatttattttttttatgtttgtatgtttgGGATCTTTTCATGCATTGTTATATCAAACACATTTTGTCCATAAATACTGATGCGTTTTAATAAAGCTATTTGttgcttaaaaaatatttttcttattattatcaatgccgAAGACAGTTAACTGCGTAATATGTTTTTGGAATCCATGATAattcttcaggattcttttatgaatagtaTTCAgcggcatttatttatttagttattttcatgtatttatttgatttttttgtaaaattataaaaatatattttttttatcagtttgatCAATTAAAgaatatataatcatttttatatatatttaataaaatctaaaataattatataaaaatgataaatagcATTTATACGTaccttttttaattgattttaactGCTGCAGTTTTACACTGGTACAGCGGTCATGTTGTTCAAATGGACTTATTTTTAACACTACGCTGTTAAAAAGCGTTTCCAGTTCAATATCCTATCACTGTACTtcaacaaaatacaacaaaagcaCCCAATATCATCTCATCTTCTCATGCCAGAGACAGGAAACTAAATGCAGATGAGAAAAGGTCAATTTGGTGAGATTGCATCACACTGGCTTTGTGTATGAATTGTCTGTCCACACACAGACACGGAGAGTCGATCATCAGATAAAAGCATTTGCCCAAACGCAGGTTCAGGCATGTGAAGAACGAGAGGAGGGAGTGGAAacgagaaaaagaggaaaaaccaACCACCATGGGATATTTTCATGCCCAGGAGACATCACAGAATAAAGCAGACGGCTAGTGTGCACCACACCTCATCACCCTTCAGCGTCATTTGATGTTGACAACGCTCTACTGCTCAACTTAAGTAAATCCAAGCTCGACTTATCTAGAGCTTGACTGAGACTGATTATAATCAGGTTATATTTCCTCCCTGCAAACTAGCTAAGTACTTTAGATACAAGTATGCATACTAGCAGTTTCCCTTGCAAGGCATATCATGGACACAGTATTCAGAAAGGAAGGTAGTCGGCGCACATGTGACTCCTTAAGGTGGGGTTTTGGAGTTAATGTGTGACAATATGCTTAGGTAACCTATAAAACAGGTGCACAAGTGTCTGGAAAGATTGATTCGGTTACCATAGCATTTAAGACACAATCAAACATCTTGTGCGTTACAAGCAAAACAATGCAATCAGCCATTTGTGTCCTCGTCTGTCTGAGTGATTGATTCCTAAGCAAGTCTGTGGCATGCAGAGTTTTGTTTACTCTCGTCTTCTCAGACTTTCTGTGAGCTGATGTCATCTCAGTGTTAATCGAGCATTGGAAATACTCGACGGAGCAGTCGGATTGATCACTTGCACTTTTAAACACACATAATACTGGCACACACCCTGTGAGACCTTTGGACTTAAAGAAAGCTGTGAGATTACAGAATcctgggagagagaaagagaaccaCCCTACTGAGAAGAATTCTTAAACATGCTTTCTGTCTGAGTAAGTGAACGGAGGAGTTTGTATAGCACCAGTGCAGACGTGTAGGGAGTGAGCAATCATTTGTCATGCTTCTTTCTTAATAGCACAATAACTGAActacttaaatattaataatgcatactgtacatacagtggTTCCCATAGTTAGTATTTTACTTTTGCAATGACTCAGCTGTTCCGAAAATTATTTCTAGAGGATGTGATGCCATTTTTCCCTCAAGTTTATTATGTAAGtctattatcattttaaaaacgtataaaaatgttttattcaatattttgctCCAAAAGTGTTAGTACtgtcttttttaaaaataaaagtcactTGGTTTGATTTTTCAATGCTATTTATACATTATAGAAGTTAAGCtgataaagttattttattatgatttatattcTATTCTAATATTAATTATTGGCTTATatgttcagtttttattttaatttcagttcaagTCTCagtgattaatttatttatgtgctttgtcaggttttatttaactttgtttttatcagttttagtaattttagtatgtCAACATACTTTTCAGGCAACATATATAATTTTCTAGTTTTTCAATATTTCTATATTCGGAATATATTCAACAATGATTTTTATTGGTTGTATTGCTTTAGTGTTtaaagttaacaataacaacactaatATGGCAAACGTGTTTAATTCGTTCACAGAAGGAAGCACAAATCAGTCCTTCAGCTTTACAGCTGCTTCACCACAAAACAGGACAATAACAAACATCAccttatttggttttatttggtTGATGATTCCAAACATCACAAATATGTAAACAACGTCTGAACACTGACCTAGAGATAGCATCCTACACACTAGCTGTTCACAAACAGAGTAGCAGTGTGGCAAGGTGCTCCTCTCTGCTGCTGTCTTTGTCTCGTCGAGCCGTGAGTGATTAAGCTTGCGTTAGGAGTCATTATCTGAGTGTTTGCACAGCTCCGTCTGTCCTGAATGGGCCCAGTGGGTAAACACAAACGTAATACAGGATACACTTGCACAAGAGACTCAAGGCCTTTTCatagtcaaacacacacactctcaccagTGCCATTCATTTCCCCCCAAATCTCCACTGACTAATTCAAACATCTTCATTATGGTTAAATGAGTAACATGTGGCATCTTCccagaattatttaaatgtaacataaatgtacattttgttgatTTGTTAAGCCATTCTTGTATAATGCCTAACcagtttaactattacatttccTATTCAATTTAGGGTGGAAACCATTGCTCAGGTCTCATTAAATgattaaaagcttaatttcaCACAATGATATGAATGACGACTCCCGAGACAAACCATAGAAATAATATTCgtttcatagatagatagatagatagatagatagatagatagatagatagatagatagatagatagggcaGTTTTTTTCCACACAGATGACTGTCAGTGGCCCCTGGTGATAAAGGGGTTGGGGCCTGAAAGTTGTGGGCGTGTCATTGCGGGTGGAGTATTTTCACTCCACAGAACCTCTACGGAGTGAGTAATTACTGACTCCGCAGCCAACCGAGGGAACACACGCTCTGTCACACAGAAAAAGAGGTTCTCAACAAATTAGTGGAAGATTCTGGCGTGGAATTGTGGAATTTATACATGTTACAGTGTGTGACTCCGATGGACTGCTGGGAAACACCGAAGGAACTGACAGAAAGCTCATGAAACCTGTTGCTCTGAGCACTAATGCGAAAGGtgaactgatttattttttattatacacccttattatatatttttttaaaggaattttttttttggattgtgtCAGATTTCGTTTTCATATTTTCTTCTCGATTTTTCGCCGTCTTTTTGGTTGTGAATCCGCCGGATTGCGTTCATCGGATGCATTCACCTGCCATGTGGAATTTAAAGCAGATCCGAAAGGAAACCTAGGCTTAAAATGTTACTTTGTTACAAAGTATCTGCGGGAAATGAACTTTCGACCTTAGCACGGTTTACTCGGTGAATGATTGACCATTTAGTCCACGGATGCGCGTGCTTTTCCATGGTACGTTCTGACGCTCAGTTCTATGTTTATGATTTTCTGTAGAATTACTAAGCTGTTGTTTGATTTAACTTTAGTCGTTTTCTTACTCTTTCAGCCCGTGTTTAGGATCATGGTCTGTATGAAAGACACTCACACAGTTGGAAGAAAGTGTGCTCGGGATCTGGAATGAAACTTCACTGTGATTTACAACCTTGTGGACTGTGGACATGCTGCTGGAGCAATTAAGGTTTCCTTTTGGGATTTCTTCTTTCCGAAACGcagcaataaattaaaaaaagaaaggaaggaaaggGGAAAAACCTGAGCCGAGGAAATACTCAAGAATTGAAATTGAGAGTTTTTCAGTACGGGGAAACCTGCAGATGAGCATCACTTCACCATGGAGACCTCAGGGATGCACCCGGTCAGATTTTGGCTGCACGCTCTGCTGCTGTTGCAACTGTCTCGGCTTGGTGATGCTGCCTCTAAGGATATAGTGTGTGAGCCAATCACTGTACCGATGTGCAAAGGGATTGGATACAATCACACCTACATGCCCAACCAGTTCAATCATGACACCCAGGAAGAAGTCGGCTTGGAAGTGCACCAGTTTTGGCCACTTGTCCGGATCCGTTGTTCCCCGGACTTGCTTTTCTTCCTGTGCAGTATGTACACTCCCATCTGTCTTCAGGACTACAAAAAACCTCTGCCCCCTTGCAGGTCCGTGTGCGAGAGGGCTAAGAGGGGTTGCTCCCCCCTCATGATCCAGTATGGGTTTGAGTGGCCTGAGCGGATGAGTTGCGAGCAGCTGCCCATGCTGGGCGACACCGATCGGCTTTGTATGGACCGGAACAGCACTGAGACCACAACTCTATCACCTTTTTTCCCCAAACCCACTCCCAAGGGAACAGCACGACATAGACCCACCGTGAAATCTGCTCCACCTCAGAAGTGTGAGCGTGAGTGCCATTGTCGAAATCCCCTAGTGACAATTAAACAGGAAGCACATCCTCTCCATAACCGGGTACATACTGGCTCTCTACCCAATTGTGCTTTGCCTTGCCACCAACCCTTTTTTTCCCTGGATGAGCGTACCTTTACAACCTTCTGGATCGGCCTGTGGTCAGTGCTGTGCTTTGTCTCGACACTCACCACTGTTGCCACTTTCCTCATCGACATGGAGCGTTTCCAGTATCCAGAACGGCCGATTATCTTCCTGGCTGCTTGTTATCTGTTTGTGTCACTGGGGTACATTGTGCGACTGCTTGCCGGCCATGAGCGGGTAGCTTGCGAAGGCTCCGGCAACCAACAGCACATCCTCTATGACACCACGGGTCCAGCCCTTTGCACGCTAGTTTTCCTGCTCATATATTTCTTTGGAATGGCCAGCTCCATCTGGTGGGTGGTGCTTTCCTTCACCTGGTTCCTGGCGGCGGGAATGAAATGGGGGAACGAAGCCATCGCGGGTTACTCGCAGTACTTCCACCTTGCTGCTTGGCTCGTCCCCAGTGTCAAGTCCATCGCTGTCCTGGCTTTGAGTTCGGTGGATGGAGACCCCGTGGCTGGGATCTGTTACGTCGGCAACCAGAGTTTGGAGAGCCTACGTGGCTTCGTATTGGCACCGCTGGTCGTCTACCTCTTCACTGGCTCCCTCTTCCTTCTGGCTGGATTTGTTTCACTCTTCCGTATCCGTAGCGTCATTAAACAGGGCGGCACCAAGACGGACAAGCTGGAGAAGTTAATGATCCGGATCGGGCTCTTCACTGTCCTGTACACCGTGCCCGCAACTATAGTGGTGGCTTGCCTGTTGTACGAGCAACATTACAGGCCAGGCTGGGAGCGGGCCCTGGCCTGTTCTTGCCCGTCGGAGCGCCAGCAGCTTGGCATGGGGCCGGACTATGCTGTCTTCATGCTGAAATACTTCATGTGTCTTGTAGTAGGGATTACCTCAGGTGTTTGGATCTGGTCTGGGAAGACTCTGGAGTCCTGGAGACGTTTTGTGGCACGGTACCTCCCCTGTAGGACCCGGAAGCCACCTGTAACAGGCTCTTCCATTTACAGCGAGGCGAGTACCGCTCTCACAGGCCGAGCTGGAACAGTACCCACAGGGAACTATCACAAATCAGCACCTTCATCACACATCTGAACATTTGCCAGAAAGCCCGGGTCCATTATAAACCCTACAACTGTCAAACGAGTGAAGCATGAAGTGTGCAGGTCATGACTCTGAATCACCAGGTGTCTGTTCGACTTGATGGAAGGAACAAATATATTATGAAGGATTTTTACAGGCTATTGGTTGTTTAATTGTAGCCAAGATCTTCTCATTCACTGGTCTAATTTGCAGAGCAATGAACATGTTGATACTTTGTGAGGAAATGCTAATTAGTCTGCTTTACAATTGTTGCTAGcttctttctgtgtttgtttttctagACCATGAATGATGGAAACAATAAGATGTTTAATACTTGATATGAGTCAAGATAATTGAGGGGTTCGTGgagatatttaatttatttgtgtatttttgtaaatGATATCTTGTATAAACAGTCGCTCGGTTGTGTTTGTGACTTTATCAGGAGGATTATTTTGAGTACCGTCTAGTCTTTTAATTTACAAATTTGTTCTAAGATATGAGGTGCTTTCATGGGttctctgtgtaaaaaaaaaaaagaacatttcagCTTATACTGTCCAAGTCTAGAGAAGAAGCAGTTCACATTCACCTCAAGTTGTTGCAGGCAGTTCTACACAGGTTAATGCTCACCAAATGTTTTTCAGTGTCCCTCAAGAGCCACTTATCAAAGCTATCTCCCCGCTGATAATTGATAATAGATGGTTGGTTAAGCATCTATTGGGCAGTGTTAAATGATAGGATGTGTATGTTCTATCTATAGAGTTTTTAGAAGAGTCTGCAGGTCTACTGTGTGAGCTTGACTTCCCTCTTGTGGTCAATGGTTCAATATTCATGAGGTTCAGGACTTAACCAGCAGCCATACTAGGTTTGTTGAATACAACTTATTTTTGGTCTGTTCATTTCCTTGTCAAGTCTCATGATCCGTTTTgggttattttatgtaatttcaccTTATTTGTGTTTTGAATCAGAAAACCAGTTGATGCACTTTTAGCAGACAGAATctgtaaatgttgtttttgtagtTTTCAATGGAGCATCAAGGTGTAAATATAAGCATTGATTGGCTACTTTTACGGTTTAATCTGTTGTAATATTACCATATCCTGTGTAGTCTTTAAAATGTCTCACAATTTTGCCGCATGTCTGGTTGTGTACATACTCGCTTGGCTCTATACAAATGTAAATCTTGCAGAAGACGTGTCCTTTTCTGAGTCCAGACTGCAACTCTGTACATATGTTTTGTAAAAGATATGAAATACAGTGCTACAATTTTAAAGAGATTCTTAGATATTTATGAAAAGTgtcttttaaacatgtttcttTTGTTTCTCTTACTAGTAGAGAATAAAAGTGAAGAGCAATCTGTGAATCTGCAAGTCAAATGTTTGgttcattattatgattttttttttttactcatgttttggagaaagaaaaaaaaagaaaaactatttacCCAGatgatctaattttttttttgttttgtttacttttctaATGTTTTGTTAGTAGAATGCTATCAATTTGCTATTTTTTAAAGGCATTAAAACCTGTAATTAAttcatgtgtatatatgtattttttacatttacacaaataCAGTTCTAACATTTAATTAGCCCTTTTTGTGAAAGAAAAGTGTTAAATTCCCTGGATAATTTTTTCACTGTAATGCAACAAAACAAACCACCGTTTTGACCGTTTGGAGTGACCTCGTAAAACATTCTTCAGAACAACAGAAATTCAGACGCGTCACATgattagtgtttatttaaaatactccATCTGCAAATGATTTCAATTAAAAACTGACAGTTCACAGCTAGTAGCCTACATAgtaagcaaaaaacaaacaaaagaaaccaGTCTGTTTTTGTCTCTATGGTGTTCTGCATAACGTCACAGCCAAAGGTGGGGCAAAGAACGAGTTCTGTCCATTCAAATTGGTCTTGGAGTGGCCGTTGTTCCAAGAAAAAGCCCTACGAAAGAACAGCATTGGATCTGCGGATGCCCACTAGGTTATCTGCACTGAGTGATCTCCTCATGGCCACTCTGCTCAGATCCTTGTACTTATCCTCACATAGTCTTGAGATAgcctttgaaataaaaaaacagtttataTGAGAAGGTTGGTAATTAAATTGACCCATTAGAAGAAGAAGTATGACTTGAGGACATTTTGTAGGTATGCTGCCCACCTCTAATTTCTGTGCGCGTTCGTTGCTCAATGGTTCCAAAGGAAAGCTCAGGTTGTTGTCGTCTGCTAAAGAGCGCAGGTCAAAGTAATACTTGGCGTAGACGCTGGCCGGCACGTTAATGTTAAACTGTAGCAGCTCCAGAAAATGTCTCTCCATCTCATTCCTAAAAAATGTATAGAGATTCAAGAGTCAGGATTGTCTTTTCTGGTTTAAAATCACAGATAATAGTACCAATGTAAATAAAGCCATATAAAACCAGATATTAAAGCAGACAGATTTGAAAAATGAGCAACATGAAAACTATACAATACATTATTGGCAAAGCTACAGTCCAATTTTCTATGTTTTCAtttgtctttagtgtcacacgatccttcagaaatcattctaatattttgatttgGTGATTATGACTATCAAAGAAAACATGTGCtgcttatattttttttcaagattgaTTCGGTTCAGTCGCTAGGGGCAACAAATGGAGTGGGCGAGAGGCTGGACCATTGTAGAGGAGTCTGAGAGCACTTGAAGCCCGCCAGCCCAGAGACTCACAAAGACTGCTTCAATGAAAGGGATGAAAATAGAGCGAA is a window from the Carassius gibelio isolate Cgi1373 ecotype wild population from Czech Republic chromosome A9, carGib1.2-hapl.c, whole genome shotgun sequence genome containing:
- the LOC128019844 gene encoding frizzled-5-like, yielding METSGMHPVRFWLHALLLLQLSRLGDAASKDIVCEPITVPMCKGIGYNHTYMPNQFNHDTQEEVGLEVHQFWPLVRIRCSPDLLFFLCSMYTPICLQDYKKPLPPCRSVCERAKRGCSPLMIQYGFEWPERMSCEQLPMLGDTDRLCMDRNSTETTTLSPFFPKPTPKGTARHRPTVKSAPPQKCERECHCRNPLVTIKQEAHPLHNRVHTGSLPNCALPCHQPFFSLDERTFTTFWIGLWSVLCFVSTLTTVATFLIDMERFQYPERPIIFLAACYLFVSLGYIVRLLAGHERVACEGSGNQQHILYDTTGPALCTLVFLLIYFFGMASSIWWVVLSFTWFLAAGMKWGNEAIAGYSQYFHLAAWLVPSVKSIAVLALSSVDGDPVAGICYVGNQSLESLRGFVLAPLVVYLFTGSLFLLAGFVSLFRIRSVIKQGGTKTDKLEKLMIRIGLFTVLYTVPATIVVACLLYEQHYRPGWERALACSCPSERQQLGMGPDYAVFMLKYFMCLVVGITSGVWIWSGKTLESWRRFVARYLPCRTRKPPVTGSSIYSEASTALTGRAGTVPTGNYHKSAPSSHI